The DNA segment GAAGCGATGGGAGCACGAGCTGGCCGTGCGAGAGGAACGACGGCAGTGCACCAAGGCGTCTGCGGCCCGGGAGATCGGCCACGCGTCCGACCGTGACCTCTTCATCGCCGGCGTCGCGCTGTACTGGTCCGAGGGGACGAAGGACAAGCCCCACGCCCGACGTGAGCGAGTGGTCTTCGTGAACAGCGACGCCACAATGATCCGCTTGTTCCTCGCATGGCTGGAGCTGCTCGGCGTCGAGCGTGAGCGCATCTGCTACCGGGTGATGATCCACGAGTCGGCCGACGTCACGGCAGCAGAGCACTACTGGGCGGACGTGGTCCGGTCGGACCTCAGCTCGTTCGGCAAGACGACCTTGAAGCATCACAACCCGAAGACCGTGCGCAAGAACACGGGAGATGGCTACCGCGGTTGTCTCGTGGTCACGGTGCGCCAGAGCGCCGAGCTGTACCAGCGCATCGAGGGTTGGTGGAGCGGGATAGTTGCTGGCACAGCAGCCCGTCTCCGGTAAGGTCTGAAGCGCTGTCCCCCGTGGTGTAACTGGCAGCACACTAGATTTTGGATCTAGTAGGACAAGGTTCGAATCCTTGCGGGGGAGCCACAGCACACAAGACCCAGGTTCGGGCCCTGACCGGTGACTGCACCGTCAGGGCCCGCACTCGTATCCCCCCACCCCCACCCCGGTATCCTGCGGCTGTCACCCCCACCCATCCAGAGCCGAAGGGCAACCCCGTGAGCGCCATTCGCCCGGCAGCCGTCGTCGTTCTCGCAGCGGGTGAGGGCACCCGTATGAAGTCGGCCACACCGAAGGTCCTGCACGAGATCTGCGGCCGCTCCCTGGTCGGTCATGTACTGGCGTCCGCCCGCGAGTTGGACCCCGCGAATCTGGTCGTCGTCGTGGGTCACGCCCGCGAGCAGGTGACCGAGCACCTGGCCGGGATCGACCGCGAGGTCCGTACCGCCGTGCAGGAGAAGCAGAAGGGCACCGGACACGCCGTACGGATGGCTCTGGAGGAGCTGGGCGGGGCGGTGGACGGGACGGTGGTCGTCGTCTGCGGCGACACGCCCCTGCTCACCGGTGAGACCCTCGCGCGGCTCGCCGCCACGCACCACTCCGACGGCAACGCGGTGACCGTGCTGACCGCCGAGGTGCCGGACGCGACCGGTTACGGCCGGATCGTCCGGGACGAGGCGTCCGGCGCCGTGACGGCGATCGTGGAGCACAAGGACGCCACGGAGGCCCAGCGGGCGGTCCGGGAGATCAACAGTGGTGTGTTCGCGTTCGACGGGCAGTTGCTGGCGGACGCGCTCAAGAAGGTGCGGACGAACAACAGCCAGGGCGAGGAGTATCTGACCGACGTGCTCGGGATCCTGCGGGAGGCCGGGCACCGGGTGGGTGCTTCGGTGGCCGTGGACCACCGGGAGATCGCCGGTATCAACAACCGTGTGCAGCTCGCCGAGGCGCGTCGCACGCTGAACGACCGGCTGCTGACCCGCGCGATGCTGGACGGTGTGACGGTCGTCGACCCGGCGAGCACGTGGGTGGACGTCACCGTGACCTTCGAGCAGGACGTGGTGGTGCATCCGGGGACGCAGCTGTCGGGGTCGACCCAGCTGGGCCGGGGTGCCGAGGTGGGGCCCAACAGTCGGCTGCACGACACCCGGGTGGGTGCGGGGGCCCGGGTGGACAACACCGTGGCGGAGGGCTCGCGGATCGGCGCGGAGGCGTCGGTGGGGCCGTTCGCGTATCTGCGTCCGGGTACGCGGCTCGGTGTGAAGGCGAAGATCGGTACGTACGTGGAGACGAAGAACGCGTCGATCGGTGAGGGGACGAAGGTTCCGCATCTGTCGTACGTCGGTGACGCGACGATCGGTGATCACACGAACATCGGTGCGGCGAGCGTGTTCGTGAATTACGACGGTGAGAGCAAGCATCACACCACCGTCGGGTCGCATTGCAAGACGGGTTCGGACAACATGTTTGTGGCGCCTGTCACGGTCGGGGACGGTGCGTACACCGCCGCCGGGTCCGTGATCACCAAGGATGTGCCGCCCGGTTCGCTGGCCGTGGCCCGTGGTCAGCAGCGGAATATCGAGGGCTGGGTGGCTCGTAAGCGTCCTGGGAGTGCTGCCGCGCAGGCGGCTGAGGCGGCTTCACGCCAGGGCTCGGGCGAGGACTGACCGGAAACAGGTGCGCCAAATACGGCGTACCGTGATAAGTGCACACCCGCACCCCTACCAGCCGATTCGGCCTCTCATACCCAGCCGAGAGGCCGCCGAGCGGCCGGCTGGCTGAGACACCCTCTGAGGAGACAGTGCTGTGACCGGGATCAAGACGACCGGCGAGAAGAAGATGATGTTCTTCTCCGGGCGCGCCCACCCCGAGCTTGCCGAGGAGGTCGCCCACCAGCTGGGTGTCGGGGTCGTCCCGACGAAGGCCTTCGACTTCGCCAATGGTGAGATCTACGTCCGCTACCAGGAGTCGGCTCGTGGTGCGGACTGCTTCCTGATCCAGAGCCACACGGCTCCGATCAACAAGTGGATCATGGAGCAGCTGATCATGATCGACGCGCTGAAGCGCGCGTCGGCCCGCTCCATCACGGTGATCGTGCCGTTCTACGGTTACGCGCGGCAGGACAAGAAGCACCGTGGTCGTGAACCGATCTCGGCGCGTCTGATCGCGGACCTGATGAAGACCGCGGGTGCGAACCGGATTCTGACGGTGGACCTGCACACGGACCAGATCCAGGGCTTCTTCGACGGTCCGGTGGACCATCTGTTCGCGCTGCCGCTGCTGGCGGACTACGTGGGCGACAAGGTCGACCGGAACAAGCTGACGGTCGTGTCCCCGGACGCCGGCCGGGTGCGGGTCGCGGACCGCTGGTGCGACCGGCTCGGTGCGCCGCTGGCGATCGTGCACAAGCGTCGTGACAAGGACGTGGCGAACCAGGTGACCGTCCACGAGGTCGTGGGTGAGGTCGAGGGCCGGGTGTGCGTGCTGGTCGACGACATGATCGACACGGGTGGCACGATCTGTGCCGCGGCGGACGCGCTGTTCGCGCACGGTGCGGAGGACGTCATCGTGACGGCGACGCACGGTGTGCTGTCGGGTCCGGCGGTGGACCGGCTGAAGAACTCGCGGGTGAGTGAGTTCGTGTTCACGAACACGCTGCCGACGCCGGGTGAGCTGGCGGCGGATCTGGACAAGATCAAGGTGCTGTCGATCGCTCCGACGATCGCGAACGCTGTGCGTGAGGTGTTCGAGGACGGTTCGGTGACGAGCCTGTTCGACGAGCAGTAGGCCGCCGTGGCCTGCTGAAAGATCCTTTTGGGTGTGGCCTCCCTTCCCGAGTAGACTGCTCAAGTTGCTCGGCGAGGGAGGCCGCAGTCGTTTTCGCGACTGTGGCGGTCCGTTATCGACGCGCTCTTCGTAGCAGGCCGTTCGTGGCCGGGTGACCAGTCCGTACCTAGTTCTACGAGGAGTGATCCATATGTCCGAGGTGAAGATCGCCGCCGAGACTCGCAGCGAGTTCGGCAAGGGTGCCGCCCGTCGTACCCGTCGTGACGGCAAGGTTCCCGGTGTGCTGTACGGCCACGGTTCCGAGCCGCTGCACCTGACCCTGCCGGGTCACGAGCTGCACCTGGCGCTGCGTACGCCGAACGTCCTGATCTCGCTGGACATCGACGGCAAGACCAACGAGCTGGCGATCCCGAAGGCCGTGCAGCGTGACCCGCTGAAGGGCTCCCTGGAGCACGTCGACCTGCTGCTGGTCAAGCGTGGCGAGAAGGTCATGGTCGAGATCCCGGTGCACACCGAGGGTGAGCTGGCCCCGGGTGGCAACCTGCTCGAGCACGTGCTGAACGCGCTGCCGGTCGAGGCCGAGGCCACGCACATCCCCGAGTCCGTCACGGTCTCCATCGAGGGCCTGGAGGCCGGTGCCTCCGTCCACGCCAAGGACATCACCCTGCCGTCCGGCGTCTCGCTGGCCGTCGAGGGCGACGCTGTCGTCCTGCAGGTCCTGCAGGCGCAGGCCGAGGAGGCCGCCGCTGGCGAGGCCGCCGCGGGCGACGAGGTCGCCGAGGCCTGAGCCTCGTAGTCATCATCGGGTCAGCCGCTGTTCCCTTCGGGGGGCAGCGGCTGGCGTGTATCACGGACCGCCCGTCGGGCGTATCAAGGAGAGATGAACGTGACCACTCCCGCCAACGCTCCCTGGCTCGTCGTCGGGCTGGGTAATCCCGGGCCGGAGTACGCGATGAACCGTCACAACGTCGGGTTCATGGTGGTGGATCTGCTCGCGGAGCGGATGGGCGGCAAGTTCAAGCGGGCGGGCAAGGCGCAGGCGCAGGTGCTGGAGGGGCGGATCGGTCCTGTCGGTCCGGCGAATCGCCGGGTGATCCTGGCGAAGCCCATGTCGTTCATGAACCTGTCCGGGGGGCCGGTGAACGCGCTGCGGGACTTCTACAAGGTGCCGGTGGCGAACATCGTGGCGGTCCATGACGAGCTGGACATCGATCACGGGGCGTTGCGGCTGAAGCTGGGTGGCGGGGACAACGGGCACAACGGTCTGAAGTCGATGACGAAGGCGATGGGTGCGGACTATCACCGGGTGCGGTTCGGGATCGGGCGGCCGCCGGGGCGTATGCAGGTGGCGGATTTCGTGCTGAAGGACTTCGCTTCGGCGGAGCGCAAGGAGCTGGACTATTTCGTGGACCGTGCGGCGGACGCGGTGGAGTGTCTGGTGGTGGAGGGTCTGGAGCGGGCGCAGGGGACGTACAACTCCTGACTTGCCCTGCCTTGCGGTGGGCCGGAGTTGACCGGTCGTGCGGGTATGGCCAATGATCCCGGCCATGCCTGCCTCAGCCGCCTCCACTCGCCAGGCGTCCGTGTCCGCGTTGCGGTTCGGGCGGGTCGTGACGATGGGCGCGATCACCTTGTTGATCCTGTTCGCGGGGGTGTGGGGGTCCTGGGGGACCGCGCAGCACGTGATGCTGAGCAAGGGGCGTGAGACGGGCACGGTCGAGGTGACGCGGTGTGCCGGGGAGCGGTGCTCGGGTCCGTTCAGGCCGGCGGCGGCGGGTGCTCCGGCGCATGCGCGGGTGGTGCTGGCGCGGTCGGTGGCGGTGCGTGCGGGCCGGTCGTACGAGGTGGTTCTGAAGCCCGGTACGGCGCAGGCGTTGCGTTCGGGGACGGCGGGGGTGCTGTACGCCTGGGTGCCGCTGGGGGGTGCGTTGCTGCTGGCGGCGGTGGTGGCCTCGGGTGGGCTGCGGCTCTCGCGGGTGGCGTGGGTGCTGGGTGGTTCGGGGGCGGTGTTGCTGACGGCGGCGTTCGTGGCCGTGCAGTGAGTGGCCGCGTGTGAACCGTGAAGTGACCGTACGCATGTGAACCGTGAAGTGACCGTACGCATGTGAACCGTGAAGTGACCGTACGCATGTGAACCGTGAAGTGACCGGACGCACGTGACCCGTGGAGTGACCGGACGCATGTGAACCGTGCGGTGCCGTGATGTACGTGAAGGTGCCCCCGGGGTCTGTGACTCCGGGGGCACCTTCGTGTGTGCGTGGGGCGGGGTGTCAGCCGGTGTTGCGCAGGCCTGCCGCGACGCCGTTGACGGTGAGGAGCAGGGCGCGGGCGAGGAGGGGGTCGGGGTCGGCGCCGGTGGCGGCCTCGTCGCGCTGGCGCTTGAGGAGGGCGACCTGGAGGTAGGAGATGGGGTCCAGGTAGGCGTCGCGGACGGTGAGGGTCTGCTGGAGGTCGGGGGTCGCGTCGAGGAGGGTGTCCTCACCGGTGATGCGGAGCACCTCGCGGACGGTCAGCTCGTGTTCGGCCCTGATGGTGTCGAAGACGTGCTTGAGGTCGTCGGGGACCAGGGTGTCGACGTAGTGCTGGGCGATCCTGAGGTCGGTCTTGGCGAGGGTCATCTCGACGTTGGAGATGAAGTTGCGGAAGAAGTGCCACTGCTCGTGCATCTCGTCGAGGACGGTGTCGAGGCCGGCTTCGCGCAGGGCCTTGAGGCCGGAGCCGACGCCGAACCAGCCGGGGACGATCTGCCGGGACTGGGTCCAGCCGAACACCCACGGGATGGCGCGCAGGCCGTCGAGTCCGGCGCCGGAGTCGGGCCTCCTCGACGGGCGCGAGCCGAGGTGGAGGTCGGCGAGCTGGTCGACGGGGGTGGAGGCGAAGAAGTACGCCGGGAGGTCGGGGTCCTCGACGAGGTGGCGGTAGGCGCGGTGGGCGGCGTCGGAGACGACGTCCATGGCGGCGTCCCAGCGGGCGAGGGCTTCGCCGGACTGGCGGGGGGCGGTGTGCAGGGCGGAGGCCTGGAGGGTGGCGGCGACCGTCAGTTCCAGGTTCTCCCGGGCCAGCGAGGGGATGAGGTACTTGTCGGAGATGACCTCGCCCTGTTCGGTGACCTTGATCTCGCCTTCGAGGGTGCCCCAGGGCTGGGCGAGGATCGCGTCGTGGGAGGGGCCGCCACCGCGGCCGACGGTGCCGCCGCGGCCGTGGAAGAGGCGCAGGCGGACGCCGTAGCGGTGGGCGACGTCGCGCAGCCGGCGCTGGGCGCGGTGGATCTCCCACTGGCTGGTGGTGATGCCGCCGAACTTGGAGGAGTCGGAGTAGCCGAGCATGACCTCCTGGACGTCGCCGCGCAGCGCGACCAGGCGCCGGTAGGACGGGTCGGAGAGCATGTCCTCGAGGATGGTGTCGGCGGCCTTGAGCTCGTCGGTGGTCTCCAGGAGGGGGACGATGCCGATCCGGGCCCAGCCGGCGTGCAGGTCGATGAGGCCGGCCTCGCGGGCGAGGACGGTTGCGGCGAAGACGTCGTCGGCGCCCTGGCACATGGAGATGATGTAGGACTCGACGACTTCGGGGCCGAAGGTCTTCAGGGCGCGCTTGACGGTCTGGAAGACGCCGAGGGTCTTCTCTCCGGCGGCGTCGACGGGGGCCGGGCTGGGGGCCAGCGGCCTCCTGGACCTGAGTTCCTTGGCGAGGAGCTTGGCCCGGTAGTCGCGGGGCATGTCGGCGTAGCACCAGGATTCCTCGCCGAGCCGGTCGAAGAGCTGGCCGAGGGCGTGGTGGTGGGCGTCGGCGTGCTCGCGGACGTCCATGGTGGCGAGCTGGAGGCCGAAGGCGGCGAGGGTGCGGATGGTGCGGGCCAGGCGGCCGTCGGCGAGGAGGGCGCCGCGGTGTTCGCGCAGGGAGGTCTGGATGATCCGCAGGTCGCTCAGGAGCTCGCTGGTGCCGAGGTAGTCGCGGCCGGCTTCGTGGGGGGTGCCGGTGGCGAGGCGCTGCTTGGTGTTCTCGAGCTTCTGCCGGATGCAGGTGGCCTTGAGGCGGTAGGGCTCTTCGGCGTTGAGGCGCTTGTAGCGGGGGCTGATCTCGGGCAGGCGTTCGAGGTCGGCCTGGAGGGACTCCAGGAGTTCCTCGGTGGCGCCGGTGTAGCGGATGGAGTTGGAGAGCAGGCCGCGCAGCTCGTCGATCATCTCCAGGGCGTCGTTGATGCCGTGTTCGTGCTGGAGGATGAGGACGTCCCAGGTGACCTGGGGGGTGACGTTGGGGTTGCCGTCGCGGTCGCCGCCGATCCAGGTGCCGAAGGTCAGGGGGCGGGTCTCGTCGGGGAGCCTGACGCCGACGCGCTCCAGTTCGGCGGTGAGGTCCTCAAGGACGTCGCCGACGGCGTGGGCGTGCAGCTCGTCGAGGTAGTAGATGGCGTTGCGGGCCTCGTCGGCGGGCTCGGGGCGTACGACGCGCAGCTCGTCGGTCTGCCAGACGAGGTCGATGTTCTCGGCGAGGCGGATGTCGTGGCGGCGCCGGTCGGAGGGCAGGACGGGGGTGTCCAGGAGCTCGGCGATGCGCCGGAGCTTGTTGAGGACGGACCGGCGTGCGGCCTCGGTGGGGTGTGCGGTGAACACGGGGCGGACGTTGAGGTGCTCGACGGCCTGCTGGAGGTGCTCTGGGTCGGCGTCCTTGAGGCGGTCGGCGGTGCGGGCGAGCAGGCCGCCCTCGGCGGCGCGGCGGGCGCGCAGCTCGCGGCCGCGGTGTACCTGTTCGGTGACGTTGGCGAGGTGGAAGTAGGTGGAGAAGGCGCGGACCAGCTTCGCGGCGGTCTCCAGCTCGGTGCCGCGCAGCAGCTCGGCGGCCGCCTCTCCGTCCTCGCGGGTGAGGTGGCGGACCGTCTCGACGAGTTCGAGGAGTTCGGGGCCTTCCTGCCGTACGAGCGTCTCGCCCAGGAGGTCGCCCAGGCGCCGGATGTCGGCGCGCAGCTCGCTGCTGGTCGTGGTGGTCTGGTCGTCGGCACTGCTCACAGGTGCGGCTCCTTGCGGTGTTGAAGCTCGTCTGGGAGGGAACCCGGTCATCCCATCCACCACGCGGCGAATGCCGCATAAGGGCCGGAACGTCCGGGAAGGATTGAGAGCGGACCGCGCTGTCCGACCGTTTCCAAGGATAGGTGTCCGTGCGGGCGCGCAGTCGCCTGGGCCCTTGCCGCCGGGCGACACGCTGCCATACTTACGACGCCGTAAGTTACGGAGTCGTAGGTAATACCGTTTCGACTCCCGCCGGGTCCCGGCGGCCTGGCATCTGCCTCGACCCTCGACCCCACAGGGGACGCGCATGACCTCAAGTTCCGATGTGATCGACGAAGCACAGGGCACCGGAGCCTCCGCCACGCTGGGCGGCGAGCAGAAGCGTTCGATCGAGCAGATCGCGCTGCTGGTGTTCATCGTCGTGCCGTTCGTGGCCCTGGTCGCGGCCGTGCCGCTGGCGTGGGGCTGGGGGGTGAGCTGGCTCGACATCGGGCTGCTGGTGTTCTTCTACTACCTCGGCTGTCATGGCATCACGATCGGTTTCCACCGGTACTTCACCCATGGTGCGTTCAAGGCCAGGCGGCCGCTGCGGATCGCGCTGGCGATCATGGGGTCGATGGCGGTCGAGGGTCCGCTGGTGCGCTGGGTGGCCGATCACCGCAGGCATCACAAGTTCTCCGACGCCGAGGGCGACCCGCATTCGCCGTGGCGGTTCGGGGAGACGCTTCCGGCGCTGATGAAGGGCCTGTGGTGGGCGCACATCGCCTGGATGTTCGACGAGGAGCAGACTCCGCAGGAGAAGTTCGCGCCGGACCTGGTCAAGGACCCGGCGATGCGGGCGATCTCCCGCCAGTTCGTGCTGTGGACGGTGCTGTCGCTGGCGCTGCCGGCCGTGATCGGCGGGCTGGTGACGATGTCCTGGTGGGGCGCGTTCACCGGGTTCTTCTGGGGTTCGCTCGTTCGGGTGGCTCTGCTGCATCACGTGACGTGGTCGATCAATTCGATCTGTCACGCGGTGGGCAAGCGGCCGTTCAAGTCGCGTGACCGTTCGGGCAACGTGTGGTGGCTGGCGGTGCTGTCGTGCGGGGAGTCCTGGCACAACCTGCACCACGCCGACCCGACGTCCGCGCGGCACGGTGTGGAGCGCGGGCAGATCGATTCCTCCGCGCGGATCATCCGCTGGTTCGAGCTGTGCGGCTGGGCGTACGACGTGCGCTGGCCGTCACGCTCGCGTATCGATTCGCGGCGCAACACCGGGGAAGACGACTCCCGGCGCGGGAAGAAGACCGCCGAGGCGGCATGATTGACGCCGTGGCGACCGACTCCAGCACCCCCAGCAACGACAAGCAGCGGCGGACTCGCCGGACCCGTATGACCGGCGCCGAGCGCCGTCAGCAGTTGCTGGAGATCGGTCGCACCCTCTTCGCGGCGAAGGGCTTCGAGGGCACGTCGGTGGAGGAGATCGCGGCGAAGGCCGGGGTGTCCAAACCGGTGGTGTACGAGCACTTCGGCGGCAAGGAGGGGCTGTACGCGGTGGTGGTGGACCGCGAGATGCGGCGGCTGCTGGAGATGGTGACCGGCTCGCTGACCGCCGGCCACCCGCGTGAGCTGTGCGAGCAGGCGGCCTTCGCCCTGCTGGACTACATCGAGGAGTACACGGACGGGTTCCGGATCCTGGTCCGCGACTCCCCCATCCCCCAGTCCACGGGTTCCTTCGCCTCGCTGATCTCCGACATCGCCACCCAGGTGGAGGACATCCTGGGCCGCGAGTTCAAGTCCCGCGGCTTCGACTCGAAGCTGGCTCCCCTGTACGCGCAGGCCCTGGTCGGCATGGTCGCGCTGACCGGCCAGTGGTGGCTGGACGTGCGCCGCCCGAAGAAGGCGGAGGTCGCGGCGCACCTGGTGAACCTGGCCTGGCACGGCCTGGACGGACTGGAGCAGAAGCCGCGGCTGATAGGGCACAGGAAGAGCTGACGCCACTCCAGGGAGTGACATCAATAGACCGCAAGATGCACCTTGTGGAACCATGACTGCATGACTGAGATCGCGATCAGCGCAGCCCGTTCCCAGCTCGGTGACCTGGTCCGCCGTGCGGCCCACGGCCGCGAGACCATCGCGCTCACCGATCACGGGCACGTGGCGGCGCTTCTCGTTTCCCCACAGGTGATAGAGGACTACGAAGACGCCCTGGCGCTGGCGGAGTACGAGCTGCGCAAGGAGCGCGGGACCTTGGGCCCGGGCATCCCCCACGAAGAGGTCGGCAGGATGCTGGGACTGCGTAAGTGACCTACGAGATCATCTGGGAGCCGCGCGCCACCAACGCGGCCGCGCGGTTCCTCCACGACGATCCGGCCGGACTGGCCGCGGTCTACGAGGCCGTTGACGCCTTGGCCACCCACCCTCGTCCACCCTCGTCCATTCCTTACGGCTCGCAGGATGTACGCCGCCTGCACGTGGGCGACTACCGCGTCCTCTACCTCATCAATGAAGACGTCATCCGCATCCTCGTCACTCACCTCGGCCGGACGGCGTGACCGGCTCCAGGAACTCCAGGCGGTTGCCCACCGGGTCGTGGGCGAAGAAGCGCAGGTGGCCGGGGAGGTCGTCGTCCCAGGTCACGTTGACCCCGTGGGCGGTGAGGCGGGCCGCGAAGGCCTCGATGCCGGTCACGCGCAGCCCGGGATGGGCTTTCTTCGCCGGGCTGAAGTTCCTCTCGATCCCCAGGTGGAGCTGGACCGGGCCCGTCTGGAACCAGCAGCCCCCGCGCGCGGCGAGCGCCGGCGGCTTGGGTATCTCGGTCATACCGAGGGCGCCGGCGTAGAAGGCACGCAGGTCGTCCTCGGACCCGGCGGGGGTCGCGAGCTGGACGTGGTCGATCGCGCTGATCACGCGTGACCCTCCTTCACGGCGACGGCGAAGAGCCGGCGGAAGGCCATGACCGTGCCGTACGGCGCACTCGGGTAGGCCCCCCGCAGCAGGTTCCGGTACTCGGTGACGAAGGCGTCGCGGGCCTCGGGGTCGTCGGCGAGCGCGGTGAGGACGGGGCGCAGGCCGGTGCCCTTGACCCAGTCCAGGACGGGGTCCTCGCCCTGGAGGACGTGCAGGTACGTCGTCCGCCACACGTCGGTGGCGCAGCCGAGGCGGGCGAGGCGGTCCAGGTAGGCGGCGGGGCCGTGGACGGAGTCGGTGGCGCGCAGGACGTGGGCGAGGCGGGGCTTCCAGCGGGGAGTGGCGGCCAGTTCGCGCATCAGGGTGTGCAGCGGGGCGTCGATGTTGTCCGGGACCTGGAAGGCGAAGGCGCCGCCGGGTTCGAGGGCGGCGATCCAGTCGGCGAAGCGGTCGGCGTGGCCGGGCACCCACTGGAGGGTGGCGTTGGAGACGATCAGGTCGTGCGGCTGCGCGGGGGTCCAGGTGCGGACGTCGGCGTGGGCGAAGTCGAGGAGGCCTCCTCCCCCAAGTTCTCGGCTTCGCTCGAACAGGGAGGTACCCCCAGCCGTGGGGCCCTCGTGACCGGCGCGGGCCCTGTCGAGCATGTCGGGGGAGTTGTCGTAGCCGGTGATGTGCGCGGTGGGCAGGCGTTCGGCGAGCAGGGCGGTGACGTTGCCGGGGCCGCAGCCGAGGTCGGCGACGCGGGGCCGGTGGCCTGGGCGGTCGGGGAGCGGGGGGACGCGGGCGAGGAGGTCGGCGAAGGGGCGGGCGCGGTGGCCGGCGTGGCGCAGGTACTGGGCCGGGTCCCAGGTGGGATTCGTCATGGGGCACACCTTCCCCATCCAAATATCTCGATGTCAAGACACTTGAAGTCAAGAGACTTCACGTCGACACAACCACTACACTGATCTCCATGGAGGACGAGGTCGATCGGCTGGTCGCAGCATGGCGCCGGGAGCGCCCGGACCTCGACGTGGAGCCGCTCGAGGTACTCAGCCGGGTGAGCAGGCTGGCCCGGCACCTGGACCGCGCACGTCGGCTCGCTTTCTCCGAGCACCACCTCGAACCCTGGGAGTTCGACGTGCTGACCGCGCTCAGGCGCGCGGGAACGCCGTACCAGCTCTCCCCCGGGCAACTGCTGACGCAGACCCTGGTCACCTCGGGCACGATGACCAACCGGATCGACCGGCTCGCCAAGAAGGGCCTGGTGGAACGGCTGCCCGACCCCAGCGACCGGCGGGGCGTGCTGGTCCGGCTGACCGACACCGGCCGGGACCGCGCGGACCTGGCGCTGGCGGGCCTGCTGGAGCAGGAGCGGGCG comes from the Streptomyces sp. NBC_00820 genome and includes:
- a CDS encoding VOC family protein yields the protein MISAIDHVQLATPAGSEDDLRAFYAGALGMTEIPKPPALAARGGCWFQTGPVQLHLGIERNFSPAKKAHPGLRVTGIEAFAARLTAHGVNVTWDDDLPGHLRFFAHDPVGNRLEFLEPVTPSGRGE
- a CDS encoding trans-aconitate 2-methyltransferase, with product MTNPTWDPAQYLRHAGHRARPFADLLARVPPLPDRPGHRPRVADLGCGPGNVTALLAERLPTAHITGYDNSPDMLDRARAGHEGPTAGGTSLFERSRELGGGGLLDFAHADVRTWTPAQPHDLIVSNATLQWVPGHADRFADWIAALEPGGAFAFQVPDNIDAPLHTLMRELAATPRWKPRLAHVLRATDSVHGPAAYLDRLARLGCATDVWRTTYLHVLQGEDPVLDWVKGTGLRPVLTALADDPEARDAFVTEYRNLLRGAYPSAPYGTVMAFRRLFAVAVKEGHA
- a CDS encoding MarR family winged helix-turn-helix transcriptional regulator; its protein translation is MEDEVDRLVAAWRRERPDLDVEPLEVLSRVSRLARHLDRARRLAFSEHHLEPWEFDVLTALRRAGTPYQLSPGQLLTQTLVTSGTMTNRIDRLAKKGLVERLPDPSDRRGVLVRLTDTGRDRADLALAGLLEQERAILAELSGGQRAELAGLLRQLTAPFDNIPG